The stretch of DNA CATTGGCTTCAACGAAGAGAACGGGCAGCGGAGTTACTATCAAAACGAAGTTAAGACCGATGCCTGTTTGCTTCAGCTTCTTGAAAACGCTCGGCAAGGACTACCTTATTCAACTCTTTCGGAACAACTTAAGCAGGCGGGCGTCGACACCGATACGGTCATGTCGTACCTTGATGCGCTTATCGATAGCCAACTTCTGGTATCGGATCTGAGCATTAACCTGACCGGACCCGATCCGCTGGTACGGCTGAACGAGCGGCTGGCGACACGCTCAGGCACCGGCCCGCTTGTGGAGCGGCTGACGCACCTGCAAGCTCTGCTGCCCTGCTGCGGCCCAATGAGCAATCAACAGATAGAAACGCTGCTGCACGAGCTGGCTGTATCAGCACAGCCGCCATATGTGCAATGCGACACTTTCTTGCCCGACGATACCCTTGTGCTTAGCACCGTTGTGCAGGCCGAGTTGGGCCATACGCTCTCCGATCTGGCAGAGCGTAGCCGCCCATCTGTCAACTCATCGCTCGATACGTTTAAACGCCGATTTTTTGCCCGCTACGAAAATCAGGCTGTACCCTTGCTGGAGGCATTAGACCCCGATGCTGGCATTGGCTACGACCTCCATCAGGAAATGCCGACGCCCTGGTTAGATAGTCTGCCCTGGCATTCGGAGGCTTCATCGGCCCCGGCTGAAACGGTTGTTTCTGAACATCTACTCAAACTCTACGTCTCGGCTATCCAACAGCAAGAAATGGTTATTCAGCTTACCAAACAGGATTTGGATACTATTCTACCTGTT from Spirosoma montaniterrae encodes:
- a CDS encoding lantibiotic dehydratase family protein, yielding MSDLRVGATVSRHLRLDAGLVSQLAHTISQLPYIRRQLSYTTNDSVWVIGDVLHYIGFNEENGQRSYYQNEVKTDACLLQLLENARQGLPYSTLSEQLKQAGVDTDTVMSYLDALIDSQLLVSDLSINLTGPDPLVRLNERLATRSGTGPLVERLTHLQALLPCCGPMSNQQIETLLHELAVSAQPPYVQCDTFLPDDTLVLSTVVQAELGHTLSDLAERSRPSVNSSLDTFKRRFFARYENQAVPLLEALDPDAGIGYDLHQEMPTPWLDSLPWHSEASSAPAETVVSEHLLKLYVSAIQQQEMVIQLTKQDLDTILPVQPNLPLPGSGYAIGQLMGQPNAPDSLFLLKGMGGPSAANLLGRFAHLSPELEARLKQCLQDEQAMYPDALLAELVHLPGARTGNVLRRPILRPHELPILTRSMVPESHQLSLRELRIAVPDGQRVVLLSHRLNQQVIPRLSTAHNVQAGGWLIIGFCMTCNSRKPVYA